The proteins below are encoded in one region of Toxoplasma gondii ME49 chromosome IV, whole genome shotgun sequence:
- a CDS encoding hypothetical protein (encoded by transcript TGME49_318525) encodes MASLWFLSSGISQSADGGCSALRKKTVYALVIVCFFSAAVWPRIEATSDGLVHRDSINESGASGGSAGTGSNSPGGPPRRSSSIVRRKWKQVEVKVPSRGGTGLWSGDLKPVNLYATGDSYLVEGSSPTPTQQPEPVTSPASEPTRQPQQTRHIVTLHVDINKGRRPRSPSPPPPSSKGSADDGSKAMATHVLVREEPDERKPAIPTSGGFGDAKYVNTLIIEHNKTPNKETGASDTKDTGKHTGVRDSRTTAGPVWLKPGSGKVKEGAGIADTQDTEKSTGARSGRTSPGPASLASGSGRGAGGADAAETQDAEKSARPGSGKTSGGPLWLKPGSGKVKEGVDATETQDAEKSTGARSGRTSPGPASPASGSGRGAGGADAAETQDAEKSARPGSGKTSGGPLWLKPGSGKVKEGVDATETQDAEKSTGARSGRTSPGPASPASGSGRGAGGADAAETQDAEKSARPRSGKTSGGPLWLKPGSGKVKEGVDATETQDAEKSTGARSGRTSPGPASPASGSGRGAGGADAAETQDAEKPAGARSGRTSPGPASPASGSGRGAGGADAAETQDAEKPAGARSGRTSPGPASPASGSGRGAGGADAAETQDAERPAGARSGRTSPGPASLASGSGRGAGGADAAETQDAETSARPGSGKTSGGPLWLKPGSGKVKEGVDATETQDAEKSTGARSGRTSPGPASPASGSGRGAGGADAAETQDAEKFTGAGSGRTSSGPPSVVQGSEKTTSAGPTPMPAGDGESQSRTTGMPSADSLGEKPEKASELSQPLVRLAPRGGPITPVKEDVQHVSRSPPTPDEKASSAGPLGPSQSPEGEPSLLAPPTSDEEVAVAGHLQPGPTTPMVSGSDSDRVSQNVSVNERTDEGAPGSPDGRTHQLRSGRAGSDQPVCGPVVSQFEQTFRKAYKESLSAIEELDDGPRCVTSILGKIGTPVHRKFPEVRTEVVEALVVSARMRRLVQAVEEALKAMRGRGVRNLHSNSAIDAALNLLGAEIAVGDAVKEIGPNNQLLSRPWNVEGVEGQRLNCRSGDEVRTLDADKVVKTVDTYHTIIADLCLTKSWTEVEKNNPSLFKALQKVMSAQGWWNAYTQAKAKRNWAILLKSMENGQQPTGSLALTDAVRQTRSEKLIGMDERTSRGEDISLTLPYLSVTQIVRFLETYHLYKKTFAVQGCMPLSSATAAAESDLLGVITDFGNNPLDDVQKEIDVEADGPACLAAIDFFFSRKTLRTCSTEWRRKVSWPPKIVNMNGAIALRQFFSQACEAKLPTGFPVAYMKKCNMACLRRLWQLTKPYGKAKSLSQSVRVGGAFIRSALKYEWKSLLLLEDLGSSMADVAMSVEPEKDPLKQLEMDICVAGWFKRQKAESLQQDFGFDFYNPLLVGTYAVTHLRALLSATQGGLKSADSAEMENSEPLSGLFRTLMCKSPYAVPISSFLLQASAFLHVDVEQAKKKEYVKAVAVMASGVFDEKNFDGSRKWIKQQVIKFVKLFMPGYFDGKNPARDGPNKLFPFTKMAVVMWMLGLTDPENTPVPPPSPKLFFASILYNKGKDPVDKMADEIKAECKKAAVNLPAWLSTNIRPTPKKIKLGDIRQKLISGLKFGISQTGDFQQATRDVENLVQGCKGLLLDFNNPAHRALFENHHCMALQKNALLFLKKIFKGTKKLPPADQVKEAFDFLIQVHAVYSNDDSGRMAKSFAEWKRTGKPYDDEYPLREISCRWKNNPETQHAMLEQALKHEDPEAGNYKVPHSFDTCPAHMVDAFTTSPELAGIPGDQGLYPVLSAYF; translated from the exons ATGGCCAGTCTGTGGTTCTTGTCCTCAG GGATCTCCCAGTCCGCCGACGGGGGCTGCAGTGCATTGCGCAAAAAAACCGTGTACGCCCTCGTCATCGtgtgcttcttttctgcggctGTATGGCCCAGAATAGAGGCTACATCTGACGGACTCGTACATAGAGACTCGATCAATGAGAGTGGTGCCTCCGGGGGATCGGCTGGAACCGGCTCGAACTCACCGGGTGGCCCTCCGCGTCGTTCGTCCTCCATTGTCAGAAGGAAATGGAAGCAAGTTGAGGTTAAAGTCCCTTCACGGGGTGGCACAGGGTTGTGGTCCGGTGATTTGAAACCAGTGAATCTTTATGCAACCGGAGACTCCTACCTGGTGGAAGGAAGTTCTCCTACTCCAACCCAGCAGCCCGAGCCAGTAACATCACCTGCATCTGAACCAACTAGACAACCGCAGCAAACCAGACATATCGTAACGCTGCATGTTGACATAAACAAAGGCCGCCGACCGCGGTCGCCCTCCCCCCCGCCCCCCAGCTCAAAAGGTTCTGCAGACGACGGTTCTAAAGCCATGGCGACACATGTGCTCGTCAGAGAGGAGCCGGACGAACGGAAACCGGCCATACCCACAAGCGGTGGGTTTGGTGATGCCAAATACGTGAATACGCTGATTATCGAACACAATAAGACGCCCAACAAGGAAACCGGTGCTTCAGATACGAAGGATACAGGCAAACACACGGGAGTGCGAGACAGTAGAACCACAGCCGGACCCGTGTGGCTGAAACCAGGGAGCGGCAAGGTAAAAGAAGGCGCTGGTATAGCAGACACACAGGACACCGAAAAGTCTACAGGAGCGCGATCCGGTAGAACGTCACCCGGACCCGCGTCGCTAGCATCAGGAAGTGGCAGGGGAGCAGGAGGCGCtgatgcagcagagacacaggacgCCGAAAAGTCCGCACGACCGGGATCCGGTAAAACATCAGGCGGACCCCTGTGGCTGAAGCCGGGGAGCGGCAAGGTAAAAGAAGGCGTTGATgcaacggagacacaggacGCCGAAAAGTCTACAGGAGCGCGATCCGGTAGAACGTCACCCGGACCCGCGTCGCCAGCATCAGGAAGTGGCAGGGGAGCAGGAGGCGCtgatgcagcagagacacaggacgCCGAAAAGTCCGCACGACCGGGATCCGGTAAAACATCAGGCGGACCCCTGTGGCTGAAGCCGGGGAGCGGCAAGGTAAAAGAAGGCGTCGATgcaacggagacacaggacGCCGAAAAGTCTACAGGAGCGCGATCCGGTAGAACGTCACCCGGACCCGCGTCGCCAGCATCAGGAAGTGGCAGGGGAGCAGGAGGCGCtgatgcagcagagacacaggacgCCGAAAAGTCCGCACGACCGAGATCCGGTAAAACATCAGGCGGACCCCTGTGGCTGAAGCCGGGGAGCGGCAAGGTAAAAGAAGGCGTTGATgcaacggagacacaggacGCCGAAAAGTCTACAGGAGCGCGATCCGGTAGAACGTCACCCGGACCCGCGTCGCCAGCATCAGGAAGTGGCAGGGGAGCAGGAGGCGCtgatgcagcagagacacaggacgCCGAAAAGCCCGCAGGAGCGCGATCCGGTAGAACGTCACCCGGACCCGCGTCGCCAGCATCAGGAAGTGGCAGGGGAGCAGGAGGCGCtgatgcagcagagacacaggacgCCGAAAAGCCCGCAGGAGCGCGATCCGGTAGAACGTCACCCGGACCCGCGTCGCCAGCATCAGGAAGTGGCAGGGGAGCAGGAGGCGCtgatgcagcagagacacaggacgCCGAAAGGCCCGCAGGAGCGCGATCCGGTAGAACGTCACCCGGACCCGCGTCGCTAGCATCAGGAAGTGGCAGGGGAGCAGGAGGCGCtgatgcagcagagacacaggacgCCGAAACGTCCGCACGACCGGGATCCGGTAAAACATCAGGCGGACCCCTGTGGCTGAAGCCGGGGAGCGGCAAGGTAAAAGAAGGCGTTGATgcaacggagacacaggacGCCGAAAAGTCTACAGGAGCGCGATCCGGTAGAACGTCACCCGGACCCGCGTCGCCAGCATCAGGAAGTGGCAGGGGAGCAGGAGGCGCtgatgcagcagagacacaggacgCCGAAAAGTTTACAGGAGCGGGATCCGGTAGAACTTCATCCGGACCCCCGTCGGTGGTACAAGGATCTGAGAAGACGACATCAGCGGGCCCCACTCCGATGCCAGCCGGAGATGGTGAGTCCCAGAGCAGAACGACAGGGATGCCGTCAGCAGACTCATTAGGCGAGAAGCCAGAGAAAGCTTCAGAATTATCCCAACCTTTAGTGAGGCTCGCTCCCCGTGGTGGTCCAATCACACCCGTCAAAGAAGACGTGCAGCACGTGTCCAGGTCACCGCCGACTCCGGATGAGAAGGCCTCCAGTGCTGGTCCCCTTGGTCCTAGCCAGTCTCCTGAAGGGGAGCCGTCACTCCTGGCACCGCCGACTTCTGATGAGGAGGTTGCTGTCGCTGGTCACCTTCAGCCGGGCCCTACAACACCGATGGTATCGGGATCAGATTCAGATCGCGTTTCGCAAAACGTATCCGTGAATGAACGGACGGATGAGGGAGCACCAGGATCACCAGACGGCCGCACGCATCAGTTACGGTCAGGCAGAGCAGGAAGCGATC AACCCGTATGTGGTCCAGTAGTATCCCAATTCGAACAAA CATTCCGAAAGGCCTACAAGGAATCACTCTCTGCCATTGAAGAGTTGGACGATGGTCCTCGGTGCGTAACGTCTATTTTAGGAAAAATTGGAACCCCCGTTCACCGAAAGTTCCCTGAAGTTCGAACTGAAGTTGTTGAGGCACTGGTCGTCTCTGCCCGAATGAGACGGCTGGTCCAAGCAGTGGAGGAAGCGCTGAAAGCAATGCGCGGTCGTGGTGTGCGCAACTTGCACAGCA ATTCGGCGATTGATGCGGCGCTAAACTTACTCGGTGCAG AGATCGCCGTCGGCGATGCTGTAAAGGAGATTGGCCCCAATAACCAGCTGCTTTCTCGGCCTTGGAACGTGGAGGGAGTTGAGGGACAACGCCTAAATTGCAGGAGTGGCGATGAAGTGCGCACGTTGGACGCGGACAAGGTCGTGAAAACCGTCGATACCT ACCACACCATCATTGCGGACTTGTGTCTGACAAAGAGTTGGACCGAAGTTGAGAAAAACAATCCCAGCCTTTTTAAGGCGCTTCAGAAAGTCATGTCGGCGCAAGGATGGTGGAATGCGTATACacaagcgaaggcgaaacgaaACTGGGCCATACTCTTGAAGAGTATGGAGAATGGACAGCAGCCAACTGGAT CACTAGCGTTGACGGATGCAGTTCGCCAAACACGTTCGGAGAAGTTGATCGGCATGGACGAGAGGACAAGTCGCGGAGAAGATATTTCTTTAACCCTACCTTATCTCTCGGTGACCCAAATTGTCAGGT TTCTGGAAACGTACCATCTTTATAAAAAAACCTTCGCGGTCCAAGGCTGCATGCCCCTTTCTAGCGCCACCGCTGCCGCCGAGTCCGACCTACTTGGAGTTATCACCGATTTTGGAAATAACCCTCTAGATGATGTTCAAAAGGAGATCGATGTGGAGGCAGATGGTCCTGCCTGCCTTGCAGCAATCGATTTTTTCTTTTCACGCAAAACTCTACGGACGTGCTCAACCGAATGGAGACGCAAAGTGTCTTGGCCACCAAAGATTG TCAATATGAACGGTGCCATCGCACTGAGGCAGTTCTTCTCGCAGGCCTGCGAGGCAAAGCTTCCCACAG GGTTTCCAGTTGCCTACATGAAGAAATGCAACATGGCTTGTCTCCGTCGGCTCTGGCAACTCACGAAGCCGTACGGAAAGGCGAAAAGCCTGTCACAAAGTGTTCGCGTCGGTGGTGCCT TCATTCGGTCGGCTCTGAAGTACGAGTGGAAGAGTCTTCTCTTGCTAGAAGATCTTGGCTCCTCCATGGCAGATGTTGCAATGTCTGTTGAACCCGAAAAAGATCCGCTGAAGCAACTGGAGATGGACATTTGCGTCGCGGGTTGGTtcaaaagacagaaagcggAAAGTCTTCAACAAGATTTCGGCTTCGATTTCTACAATCCCCTACTCGTTGGAACCTATGCCGTCACTCACTTGCGCGCCCTCTTGTCCGCGACGCAGGGTGGCTTGAAGAGCGCTGACTCAGCTGAGATGGAGAACAGTGAACCTCTGAGTGGTCTATTCAGAACTCTTATGTGTAAATCGCCGTACGCGGTCCCCATCTcatctttccttcttcaagCCA GTGCATTTTTGCATGTGGATGTCGAGCaagcaaagaaaaaggaataCGTCAAGGCAGTCGCTGTGATGGCAAGCGGTGTCTTTGATGAGAAAAATTTCGATGGTTCCAGGAAGTGGATCAAGCAACAAGTCATCAAGTTCGTAAAGTTGTTCATGCCTGGGTATTTTGATGGAAAGAATCCCGCTAGAGATGGTCCAAACAAGCTCTTCCCTTTCACTAAAATGGCCGTGGTCATGTGGATGCTTGGCCTCACGGACCCTGAAAACACTCCAGTACCTCCCCCATCTCCGaaactcttcttcgccagtATTCTCTACAATAAAG GTAAAGACCCCGTCGATAAGATGGCAGATGAAATCAAGGCCGAATGCAAGAAGGCTGCAGTGAACCTCCCCGCCTGGCTCAGCACAAACATTCGACCAACGCCAAAAAAAATCAAACTTGGAGATATCCGCCAAAAACTGATTTCTGGTCTAAAATTTGGCATATCTCAGACTGGTGATTTCCAGCAGGCCACGCGTGACGTCGAGAATCTGGTACAGGGATGCAAGGGCCTCCTGCTCGACTTTAACAACCCCGCTCACAGGGCCTTGTTTGAGAATCACCACTGCATGGCGTTGCAGA AGAACGCTTTATTGTTTCTAAAGAAAATATTTAAAGGTACAAAAAAGCTGCCGCCGGCCGACCAGGTTAAAGAGGCATTCGATTTCTTGATCCAGGTTCACGCAGTCTACTCCAATGATGACAGCGGCCGCATGGCAAAAAGTTTCGCCGAGTggaagagaacagggaagCCATACGATGACGAGTATCCCCTGCGGGAGATCAGCTGTCGCTGGAAAAATAATCCGGAGACTCAACACGCCATGCTCGAGCAAGCCTTGA AACACGAGGACCCAGAAGCAGGAAACTACAAGGTGCCACATTCCTTCGACACTTGCCCCG CGCACATGGTTGATGCCTTTACTACGAGTCCGGAGCTTGCCGGAATTCCTGGTGACCAAGGCTTATATCCCGTGCTTTCTGCTTACTTCTGA